In Scleropages formosus chromosome 6, fSclFor1.1, whole genome shotgun sequence, the genomic stretch AGTCAAGACATTTACCTGCttctataaatgaaaaatgccaaTTTACACTAATTTTGGAAATGTGTGCAGGAGTGactacactgtgatggactggcatcccgtccagggtgcagttcccccctccccttccagttGCCTtatgcccagtgattccgggataggctccagaccactgcgaccctgtccaggataagcagttaacGAAAGTGAGCGAGTAATTTTGGACGAaagcaagcttttttttttttatagacaGGAACATTACAGGAGTCACACACGCTCCTGTCACATTCTTCCACACCAGCTCACAGTTTGACCGCAGCTGTGGGACCTGTTGAGCACATCTTGCTTCTCTTTCAGCTGGACAGAGACGTTTAGTCCTTGAAAAGAATCATGTCGGTCGACGGCGGTCACATCCTGTCCAGAGGGGCTCGCGGCAAACTGTCTGCCGTCAGCAAAAGTACAGCGTTTTCACCACTTGTGAGGAAAACAAGTCATCTGCTTTCTCTTCCACCTCTCCTTACAAGTCACAAGACAGGAAAGATGACCTTTGTAAAGAGAATTATGTACGGAACACTAAAACAAGATGCACGGTTCTGTTAAAGTTTAACAAGTACTGTGTATTTTCCTCATTAAAGAtaaactttcatttttcatgaaaGGTAAACCTggtaacaacaaaaaaatacagcgcTGTACCTCAAGCTGGCAGCGCCCCTCACATGCTTATATATCATTGACTATCACCTAAGGTTATACTGCAAGTAACACCAGtcattcaataaaaaaaacttaaaagagagagaaaggacaggtattatttacatgtatttatttatcagaagcttttctccaaagcaacttccaatgaattctatgtagtatcagcccacacaccttgttcaccgcggtgacttacattgctagatacactacctacactgggtcactcgtccatacatcagtggaacacacacactctcactctgtCAATCatacatacactatgggtgaacctgaacagcatgtctttggagtgtgagaggaaaccagagcactcggaggaaaaaAAGTCCCATATTTCCATTAGCAGCAATAATGTAAAGAAAACGCGCGAGGGAAAAAGACCCGTTCGTTAAGCGCTAATTACCTGTACAGGTACAGATTATTGACAAAGTGTTGTTGTCCAGGAGGAAATACCCCGTGTGTAAACGTCTCTGACTCTgtggcattcattcattcatcattcgttcattcattcattccctcactgagctgctgctcttctccaaaagCGACTAAGTAAGAACGCGAGGGCAGAGTATTTCGgtaataaacacattgtattttctatgagatgtaggtcgctttggaggaaaaaaaaagcgtctgctaaatgaatacatgatgtaataaatgtattttacacttatttccCCACTTATAGCTCGGCTCAGCTTTTAGTGCCGATTCGAACCCCGTGTCCAGGCTTGAATCAAAAGGGTGGCGGTTTTAACCACAGCACAACGCAGCCCAATATAAAGTGGGTAAAAACAGTAACTTGCGAAATCTGACAGCTGGGAGGGAGCTGTAATACAattgtattaaaattaaaaacaaatacttaaATTAAATGagacattacaaaaaaaaatggaaaacttcttCAATCACTGGAATTGTATTTGACCGCTGgcagaaaaaagtgcatttttaaagtgCGGTAACAGTCAGTTTACTAAGTCGTTGCGTTGGCGGCGCTTTTAATGGAGCGCTCGCGCTCGAGGAACTACACTGACGCGCTCTGACTGTCCGGGATGGGATCGGATCGCATCGCAGCGCAGCGCCTCCACTCGCCATGTCCGGCAAATGAAATGAAGGGCAGAGACCCGGGCAGGACAAGCGCGACATTTATCCCACACCTACTCGCCCAGCGCGCGCACACCTGCAAACAAGCCGTCAGGGCTGGAGTCGCGAGTCACGCGCGCGTGCTCCGCGACGCCTCAACTGACCTGCTTTTGTACGACCGCGACATGACGGCTCCCCGGCGGCCAGGCGACAGGAACGCAGTGTCACAGGAAAAACAGTCCGATGGGGAAACAGGCCGTTCCTGCCCCGCGGACGGAGATGATGGACGCGCCGCAGGGTCCGGGCGAAGCCGGGTGCTCTCAGTCTCGCGTTCAGATGCACCGCTTTTATTCTGCGGTGTCAACCGAGAAGGAGAacgagaggaaaaaaacacgtTTTGGGGAAGACGTGTCTATTTGAGACATGTCAAAATGCGAAATCGGTCAAAATGCAATTTTAGTGGGGAAAAGCAACGAACTCACTGAACTGTGCGCGTTAAGATCCGACATTCGAAGCTAACTTTTAGCTTCGACAGAAGCACAACAGCAAGAATATTCAATACATCAAGCGACAACATTCACATGATTTCCGCCAAGCAGAAATGAGACTCCGACCACTGACTCACTGTGCAAGAGAACATTGTACGGGCagactccccccccctccgtccCTCCCCCACAGCGCAGGAAGTAATTCCTCGCTCCGCGCCGCGGTGAACTGGAAGCGTTGATTGTTTTGTTGACAGCTGGTGGGACGCAAACCGGAGCGAAAGCAGAAGACGAACGGTGAAAAAGGGCCATAAAGCGGAGCTGAGCGGAGCGGCGAGCGGCGGGACGGCTCAAGGTGGGCGCCGCCTCACACACGGCGCTCCTCCGGGGCGCTGACACAGTCCTCCGCGGCCGCTCTGCGGgctgttttttcatttcacctgccctcctcctcggcagctgcagcagtgctagtagtagtagtggtagcTACGGGCTCGCTGCGCCGCCCTGTCCTACTGCGctccctcgtcctcctcctcctcctcctcctcctgtctgtcCTGTCCTGCGCGGAGCTCCCCAGACACACGTCACGCTGGCTGGGTTGGCGAAGCAGGGGGACGCGCGCCTCACCGTTAACTGACAGGGCTCGAGcccccggcggcggcggcggcggcgggcgcCGGCCTGCAGTGCCGAGCGAAACGAAAACTCGTTCCGAAACTTGTTGTTTTGTTTGGCCTCGGAAACTCGTTCCACTTTCGCTCCCTTCCTTTTTCGCGCCACACATGACATGACATTATCCGCACGCGAAGTTTTTGCGCTGCTCCGAAACGGCGAGCGTGTTACTGTTAGTCAAGAGACTAGAGACTCAAGTGAGTcagctgcaaaataataattaatttaatactcAGGGGGTGCAGTCGCGAGAGCCCGGGGGGTCCTGGATTGTTGGAAGGACGAACGAGGGGGGCAGCGAACCGCGCGCGCTCTGCAGTGAGTGAGTAGCCGCCGGCTCGCGAAGAGGTGTTACCGGGGTGGGGAGTCAGACCAGCCCCGGCCGAGTCGAGCATCGACCGCCGCACGTCGGTCCtgtcactcagtcagtgtgtctgcGCTGCGCGGGCACGTGCGGGAGCGCGATCCCGACAAACGCGCGCTTCGCCACACGCTGACTGTGTGTATCGCTCTGGctgagaaggtgtgtgtgtcgCAGCGTGTGTCACTTCGTGCGCGTTCCCTCCGCGACGGCGTCACGTGTGCATTTTTCCGAGTGTCTCGATGGATACCGGCAAAACGGAGTCTTcgtaaaaatattattattattattattattattattattattattattattattattattagtaaccCTTAGTATgaatctgtttttttgttacTACTCTCATTGGCGCACGTGGCTGTGCAGGGCTggcattgttgttgttttgaacAGTGGCAACCCATTGtgtgacatttgatttgcacgTGATTTTCTAGCAGACACTTGGCCCTGTGTCCTTGTCCTTgcctcgcctgtccccgatgCCTGCGGTGTGAGGACCCGGCCATCCCCGTCCGCCAGCCTCCGGGCCAGCTGCTCTCGCCCCATCTTTGGACGGGTCGGGCGGAAGGAGGCAGGGAAGAGTCGCCATGGCGTCCAAAGTGGGAGACGACCCGGAGTCCCTCATCacgctaaccctaacctacTGCCTGCGAAACCTGTGCCGGACCATGTGCTACGCCGGCGACAAGAACCGGCCTCGGCTGCGACCGGACATCTTCCTTCCCAGCGAGATCTGCGACAAGCTCGTTAATGCGTACGTGCGTCTGGGGTCGCGCCCCTCCCCCGTCTCCCTTAACACCGCCGAGTCTCTCGGCTTCATCGCCGCACGAGAGTTCCCTAAACCGCTCATTGCTGCGGCATTTGTGTGTCGTGCTtggttttctgctttttccagCTGAAATGTGTCCGCCGCCTCTACGAGAAAACCAGTCCGTTTCCGCACGGCTCCGATCGGCCGCCCATCGCATTTACGTGCgcatacattcatttatcagacgcttttctccaaagtgaccagcatctcatagaaaatacaaggcGTTCactacattagcaggaagagacacttcgatgcagacgtgtgattcttaagtgcagttactttctttctttccaccatatgaatcaacgttcatcacaggagtagctgcataaagctcagaatatcaatgattcctgatcaccttcctagtaataatttaatttttttttggagatatatAGACATTGAAAATAATGccgtttttgtttctgtttatactTCAGGTACATGGATCTGGTTCACACGGACAGTGACTTTGAGGAATACGGCGGCTTTTTCCTGCTCTTCTCGGACCCCCACAGCACCAGGCTGTCCAGGGTCCAGCTGCGAGAGGACGTTGTTAGAGACCGAGACCTTGAGGCAATTGGGAAACAGGTGCTGCCCCTTGGAGAACCAGTCCACAGATAGCAATGTCACCGTGTCTGACGTctggtttattttattctgcaaGGAAAATACCCTTCAATATCTGATATATGTGACATGGTCCCTTCAGCTCTTAAACTGTTGACTGTTTGAAAGTTCTGCTACCTgagagacactttttttttttgcagagacaCAGATTTGTtgcttatgtttttattttaagtgaTTGATTAGCAGTATTTCACCCATTAACAGAACTGGGCGTTTATATTGGAGTGCTTAAGGGCAAGTAATTTGGACAGGTGTATAACAGTAGGTGCAGCGTTTGGGACGTGAACAAACACCCTTCGGGTCACGAATCCATGCGCTTAGCCTACACAGTGTCTCCTGTCTCagttaaatatttctgtatctTATGTAAACACACCTTTGTGTGGTCCATGTGAACATGTGTTGAAGTGTTCAAGAGCTGTACATGTACTCCTGGCTGTTGCGTGTCATCAGTATCATTCGAGTTTTAATCCTCTCGCAGGAGAATTTGATaagtctgtcttttttgttaaactggacaggcagcaggtggcatggtggttgcagctgctgcctttggctccaaaggtcgcaggttccaaCCCCACCTTTttctgcagtgcccttgagcaaggagttTATACCTTAATTGCTCCGATCAAAAGTTTCCATCTGCGTAAATGGCCAAATggttttaagtcgctttggagagacgtgtcagctaaatgagtagatGTGCTCATTGTTTAAACTGCCAGCTACAGTATTTTAttgatcttttgttttcttatcaACCCCCTCTGTCAATCCTGTTAGGATCTCATTGAGCTCCACCTGACAAACTGCACCAACCTATCGTCTCGCAGCTTGAAAACGCTTTCCTGCTTCCGGCAAACCCTGGTCTCCCTCAGCCTCTTTGGATGCAACAACATCTTCTACAGGAAAGGGGCGGCACCTCTGGCGTGTAGCGAGGCGGACGAAGAGGGACGGCCCGTCCGCCGGCACTTGGACTTGGACTTCAGCTTCCAGGGCTTCAGCAGGCTGCGGTTGCTGAACCTGGGTGGCTTGCCCACAGAGGTTGACGTGGAGTCCTTGTTGAGGCCTCTAACTACGCTGACCTCGTTGGACCTCTCTGGTGTCCACCTGGCCCGGGCAGCCTTCCTAACCCAGTGGCGGGAGCGCCTGGCTTCGCTGGTACTGTACAATGTAGACCTGTGTGAGGAGCTCGTCCAGACCATCTTACAAATGAGCCAGCTCCGGTAAGCTTTAAAGTAAAAGTAATACGTCTACATGGTTGCTCAGCCAATAGCCTTATACTTACAGGGCTGCAAGGTAAAAATTTACTGCAGTGCTCTGGGTACTTAGCTTCACACCCAGGCTCTAAACGTATGTTTTGCAAGTGAACGTGGGACTTTACGTCTTCAACTGTGCAAATTTGTGTGCGGCTGTGTGTATGAGTTCACTGGTGTCCACTTCagggtgtgtatttttttttgggtgcgtgattacatttttttaacggCAGCTAGATGGACTACTAGCAAAAGTATTGCACTTTGTGAGCAGTGCCAGACGGAGTGCTGGATTTGTCTCTCCTCTCTGTGGCCTCCTCCGTCTAGGCATCTGGACATCTCGAGAGAGAGTCGGCGTAGCTGCAAGTTCAAACTGACAAGGAATATGCTGACGAATATTGTACAAAGCCTTACCCATCTGGTGTCCTTGGACATCTCAGGGCACACAATGCTGGACAATTGTGCTGTCCCACACTTGGAAGATGCTCTGGGCCGCCCCAGGTGAGTAACCCAACACTTccactttaaattttatttgccGAGCTCATATTCTAAACTCAGTGGTAGTgttgtagttagagctgcttcctttggacccaaagagcacaggttcgaatcccagctctagctgtagtacccctgagcaaggtacttactctgtgTCGCTctaggaaaattacccagctgtacaaatgggtaacgGTAGCTGAACATTATaggttgctttggggaaaagcgtcaactaaatgaataaatgtaaactcatcTGGCCAAAAAGTTATTTGGAAAAGATgacataatttgcattttttgcgTCCGTGTTGTTTTGCAGCACGTCGTTAGGAATTTGCCTGGTTTGTCCGTACTGGTCATTATGTAAGCGCATTCTTGAGGAGCTCAGGGTCTCATGCTGTGGGTTTAAGGATGAGCGAGACTGACGAAAGCTTTCGCTCAAAGTACTGATGTAGTTCTGCCCATTTTGTCTGCTTTCATTGTGCAGCATCGAGCCGTGTAAGAGCAGCATCCTTCCTCTGCGAGAGCTGAAGAGGCCGCTGCAGTTCTTGGGGCTGTACGACACGACGCTTTGTAATTTGACACACATACCGGCGTACAAGGTAGGGTAGCTGCattatataaaagaaaatgtatacaCGCACACGCATAACTTATATATAGTCTGTTTAAATAACTTGAAAGAAATCTGGTTATGTGCAGGGTTTTACTGAGTGCACTTTTGCCTGTTTTAAAAATTGGTTTGTTGATCAGTGAGCTTTTCTCTTGTAGTTCTTATCGTCTCTCCTTTAGCCCGAAGTTTGCTCTATTAAATTTTTCGCTGTCAAATATTACTctctgggtattttttttttttcccccatttcattaccattttgtttttaatcactgaAATATGTAACAAACTTATATGTGTGCAGTAAGGTGCACAGTCGTTCAATTCacattgcctgtagtgtgtgcacgtgtgtgtgtgtgtgtgtgtgtgtgtgtgtgtgtgcgcgcgcgtgcgtgcgtgcgtgcatggaCTTTGGTGCACTAGCTCCCCACTTCCGCTCGAGTTGTGCGACGAAAACATCGACAGCAGCTAATGAAAATGTAGTCTGTCCTCGGAACAATGGACTACATAGGGGAGTCAGCGTCCGTTGTTCCTGACATTATACACTGTTTTATTAcatcaaaacacaaataaatttgctcttacagcactgtgcaaaagtcttaggcacttagatgtttcataaaaatacttgttttatgtatttattgtcttctgcattagtgttaatgggaaagagcatattttagatttctaagcattccttttgcaaaaagttacagtattacgataagggttttgtatgtcaagaaagaaagaaaaagcacacacacactgtctgaaaccgcttgtctcgaggcgaaccgcagcctaacccggcaacaaagggcagaaggctggaggggaaggggacacacccaggacgggacgccagtccatcacaaggcaccccaagcgggacttgaaccccagacccaccagaaagtggaacctggccaaatctgccacaaccccacttgggacaagcggttgttgacgatgaaTGGTTACTCAACTTTGTAGGaagttttattaattaagagcattatttttggaagcattctcactttacagctttttcccccaaccaagtgcctaaaacttttgcacagtactgtatgtatgcatcCTGAAAAAACTGTCcaaggaaaattttaaaaaaaattcaattgaAGTAGTACAATACTGCAAAACACATGTGAACAAAATCCTGCTTTGCAAACTTTGAGAGGGGGATGTGCTTTCTCTGGTTTAATTCAGAGTTGTGTGCCCTTCTACCTCTAGGAAAGGGTTAAATAAAGGGTGATTGGGACATTGTTCTTCCTCTGCTGTTAATAGTCTTATTCTTGCGATCAAATGAAGAACCAATCAAACAGCTGTTGGTAACACTAGTAGTGTagtggagctactgcctttagacccaaaggttgcaggttcgagcctcacctgtagctgtagtatccttgagcaaggtacttaccctaaattgctccagtaaaattacccagctgtataaatgggtaaataattgtaacctcagcactgtaagttgctttggagaaaagcgtcagctaaatgaataaatgtaaatgtaacagcatAGAGTCAGTGTGCTTTGCAGTGAAACATAGGCGGTGGTCATTAGCAATCCATGAGCTAGATTATCAGAATGTGTACGTCCAGTGTATAGCATATAGTGCTGCTTGTAAGTATGTGAACATTATAGGCatggtcattgttcttgtataaaatattacaataaaatataatttttaaatcttaaatttacaaaattatgatttacacacctgattccacTTACCTACTTTATTGGTTTAACCGATGAAActttggggttcacttatttttgtacctgcGCTACTTAATTTGTTTCTACTACATGCATGATTTCTTCTAAACCAACACATGGTACTGATCATATATTGTCATTAAAAAGACTGCTTCCCATTCACCATTTTGTGGTGAAACTAAGGGACACCAGGGCTTCACATACCTTCAAGCAGTACTGTGTCTTGTTCTATATTGTATATTTGCAGAGCACACTTAAGACCCCTGCCACCCTACGTTAcacaagcaattattgataatgcatgaataaatagaaaaacagaagacaatCTAGAAATAATGTTTGTTACAAATCTTGCtacatatttttgtgttgtcattgtcatccataaaaatattttctgtattctTATAATTTTaggtgccattttttttttcctgtaaattgATTTTGGTGCtttaattaatttgtgtttatttcactgttttaagTGACCTATTTTTAGTAACATTAAATGTGCCTAATAGGgtgatttcactgaacaaactaACTTCATTATGTGAGAAATTGGTGGACATACACTAGTGTTCAGAAGTTTGGAATTGCtcaaattttcatttcacacatttgacagtggatgaatggaaaaaagagTATTTTGGATGGAGGAGTCTTCAGCCTTAAGTCCTAAGTATGAGGTGTTTTGTATCAAGGAG encodes the following:
- the LOC108934504 gene encoding protein zer-1 homolog isoform X2, which produces MASKVGDDPESLITLTLTYCLRNLCRTMCYAGDKNRPRLRPDIFLPSEICDKLVNAYMDLVHTDSDFEEYGGFFLLFSDPHSTRLSRVQLREDVVRDRDLEAIGKQDLIELHLTNCTNLSSRSLKTLSCFRQTLVSLSLFGCNNIFYRKGAAPLACSEADEEGRPVRRHLDLDFSFQGFSRLRLLNLGGLPTEVDVESLLRPLTTLTSLDLSGVHLARAAFLTQWRERLASLVLYNVDLCEELVQTILQMSQLRHLDISRESRRSCKFKLTRNMLTNIVQSLTHLVSLDISGHTMLDNCAVPHLEDALGRPSIEPCKSSILPLRELKRPLQFLGLYDTTLCNLTHIPAYKVTGGKNEDQILNAIEAYTEFRPELAHRAINQLFDIARIQHCNQLLRALKLVIAALKCHKYDKSIQVTGSAALFYLTNTEYRTDQSVKLRRQVIQVVLNGMEQYQEVTVQRNCCLTLCNFSIPEELEFQYHRVNQLLLRILEPTRQDESIQRIAVHLCNALVCQVDNDHKEAVGKMGFVKTMLNLIQKKLQDKLCDQVMEFSWSALWNITDETPDNCQMFLDRSGMALFLECLKVRRSDPHPLGSKRGNGAEGEVREMWVVSRAITNHWSFLLVKKSNSTGSEQRRNRKDAHRETADFVYIRTRGGQQQTPGGKGVEL
- the LOC108934504 gene encoding protein zer-1 homolog isoform X3; amino-acid sequence: MASKVGDDPESLITLTLTYCLRNLCRTMCYAGDKNRPRLRPDIFLPSEICDKLVNAYMDLVHTDSDFEEYGGFFLLFSDPHSTRLSRVQLREDVVRDRDLEAIGKQDLIELHLTNCTNLSSRSLKTLSCFRQTLVSLSLFGCNNIFYRKGAAPLACSEADEEGRPVRRHLDLDFSFQGFSRLRLLNLGGLPTEVDVESLLRPLTTLTSLDLSGVHLARAAFLTQWRERLASLVLYNVDLCEELVQTILQMSQLRHLDISRESRRSCKFKLTRNMLTNIVQSLTHLVSLDISGHTMLDNCAVPHLEDALGRPSIEPCKSSILPLRELKRPLQFLGLYDTTLCNLTHIPAYKVTGGKNEDQILNAIEAYTEFRPELAHRAINQLFDIARIQHCNQLLRALKLVIAALKCHKYDKSIQVTGSAALFYLTNTEYRTDQSVKLRRQVIQVVLNGMEQYQEVTVQRNCCLTLCNFSIPEELEFQYHRVNQLLLRILEPTRQDESIQRIAVHLCNALVCQVDNDHKEAVGKMGFVKTMLNLIQKKLQDKLCDQVMEFSWSALWNITDETPDNCQMFLDRSGMALFLECLKSNSTGSEQRRNRKDAHRETADFVYIRTRGGQQQTPGGKGVEL